In Diceros bicornis minor isolate mBicDic1 chromosome 21, mDicBic1.mat.cur, whole genome shotgun sequence, the sequence TCCAACCTCCGATGTCCAGCCACCCACTTGACAGCTCCCCTTGACTGCCTGAGAGGCAAGGCCAACTCAACCTGTGCAAGCAGAGCTCTGGCTacagcctcccagagcccctgctCTCCCCGTGCACATTTCAACCAGAGCTCCTCCAACCGTCCAGCTGCTCAGGCACCAAGCCTGGGTGTAATCCTGGAGTTCTCACCCTCTACCACATCCAGCCTAGCAACAAACCCTGTGGGTGCAACTCGCAGCACAGTCCACACCCAGAACCTGATGGTCCGTCATCACCCGCCTGGCCGGCCCTAGCCACCCCCCACCAGTCGCTCTGTCTCTGCTCTTTCCCCCATAAGACCCAAGTGAGATGGGGGCATGCCTCTGCTCTAAGCACCACTACccgcctcccctcctccttccctgctcccGCTGCAGAGCCTGGCTTCCTCCTTGTTCTGTTCAGTGTCCGCCAGCTGGCCCTGACCAGCCCACATGAAGCGGCACCTCCCCGCTAGTGGTCTCCAACCTCGTTTATCACCACCTGAAATGCCACACGCCTTGCCTTGTGCTTCTAGACCCCATAGATATCAAGAAGCACCACTGAGAATGAGAAAATGCTACAATTAAACTCTGGCATGTCGCCAACCCCAATGCCAGAGTTGCTAAAACGTGAAGCAACACATCTTTGAGTCCAGAGCTTTGGTCTTGTGGTTTGCTGCTGTCTGCCTGTGAGGACAGGGACAAGGACGTGGACACCACAGGGCAGGGCTGCCTTCAGTGCTCACAGCGCCTGCCTCATAGCAGATGCAGAGTAAACACTGAGAAATGAACCAGTGTTGGCCTTTGCACACCCGTGTCCCCACCACGCAGCCTGTTGCTTCCCTCACCAGGCCTCAGGCAAGGCTGGCGCAGGGGCTCTGTGGCCTTCACTGGCCAGGCCTTGCTCCTGGGCAAGGACACCCTTGGTGGCAGGCAGGAGGACCAACTGCCCCCATCATGAGTTATCTACTGGGCTCCAACAAGCCACTGTACAAAGGCAGAGCTCTGCTGCGAAAGGTTAGAAGCCCTGTGTTGGCCTGCAGTGTCCCCCAGGGCGAGGAGATGCTGGTGGGGCTGTGGCCACACTTCTAAACCTGAGGCAGCACAGCGacctctgcctccagccagctgggccCCCAAGCTGCCTAGACTTCTCAGAtgagggctgggggaggcaggTATGGCTGGCAGCCTCCTCTGTGGTCAGATTCAAGCCACACCTGGTCCAGGTGAAGGCTCATTTGCCCTCGCTTGCCCAGGCAGTGCCCACCAGGAAGGCTGTGGCCCCTAAATTGGCACTCAGGCCCTTCTTTGATGAACTGGCTGTGTGCTCAGAGCCTGTGTGCTCCAAGATGGCAGGATCccacctgaggcccagagggcaGACATGCagggcaggcctggggagagagccaCCCACAGCAGCAAAGAGGTCAGAAAGCATCTTTATTGTGGGAAAGGGGAGAGTGGCTTCTGGGGTCAAGACACCATGGATGGACACACAGATGGGGCTGCTATGGGCAGTAGGAGTTGCACGGACTGTCCAGGGGGTCGGGTGTCTGAGGGAAGCAGGAACCATCGTGGGAGGCTGAGGCCCTCCAGCGGGCCCCCGAGTGTCCCCTCCTCCATGcacagctggggcaggaggcTACACACTCAGGCGTGCAGGAAGCGGTTGAAGGCGTTGTAGGCCGACTCCAGGTCGAAGAGCATCTGGCGCACCTGGGAGTCGTCCAGCTCGTCGGATGCTGACATGCCGCTCAGGGTCTGCAGCCTGTAGGAGCACAGTGCCAGGGTGTGTGGGCTTGCAGGGCTGTGAGGGCGCAGGGCAGCTCAGCCAGGGGGACACTCACCACTGGCTGACTGTCTGGCGGCCCTCAAAGTCGGGGGGCAGGTGGCTCATACGGTGCATAGTCTCCATTAGCTCCCGTAGGTCAGGCTGGATCTGAAGACACGATGCTACGCTGGAACCACCCCCCATCCCCTGCTGTGTGCGAAGCCTGCCCCCCTGCCCCACCACCACTGGTGGTccaagcccccacccccaccccactcaaCCCAGGAGCCGTACCTCATCCATGGCCCGGATCTCCAAGCGCAGCTTGTCCATCACTGTGATGAAGAGCTGGGGGCGAGCGTATGAAGGAGGCAACATGAACCCACCCCAGGGTCTGAGGACGGAGACCACTTGTAGCCCACAAGCCTGGCTCCTCTGCAGGGCTGAGCCCAGGTCAGCCCTCGCCCAGACCCTCTGGCCTCAGGAAGCCATCCTctccctcctcagcctccactgtCCGGTCCCTTGGGCCTCCTCCTGCACCCCATCCCTGTAGCCTGGTGCTCCCCCACATGCCACTTGGCCCGCAGATGTGGGGGCCACTGCTGTTCCTGGCCCTGCTTTGGCTGGGCCTCCTGGGGCTGTGGGTGTGTGGGAGCCCTGGCTGCATTGAGCCTGGGCATGTTCCACATGGGTCTCAGGCTGGGGAGGGGCCTCGGGGGGGCTTCCTGGACACTGCCCCGGGAGAAGGGCCTGTCCACCTCTCACTCCCAGCTACAGGGGCCCCCATTCAATGAGTCCAAGTGCTGCACGGCCCTGAAAGCCCCAGGACTCTGTGCACGTGTGACCACAGCGGGCAGCATcggccctcctgcctccccgcAGGGCCCGGGAGGCCATGGGGCGCACCGAGACAACATCCGCGATGCAGCGGTTGAGGTTGCCCTTGTCGTCCTTGATGGTGATGGGCCGGTCCTCCTTAATCCTCTCCATGGCGAGCGGGCAGTCCAGCTGAGGGAGGGCACGTGGTGCTGAGCCTCGCAGGGCAGCGGGCCCTGTGCTGGCCAGGCCCCATCCCAACAGCACCCACACCTCCCAGCTCCCACCCCTCAGGGTGGAGAGGCAGCTCACTCACACGGAACTTgcggcaaaactcatcaatggagCTGATCTCTGAGCCCTGAACCTGCCGGAAGGCGGCTTTGTACTGGACCAGAAGCCGGGAGCAGGCCGCCGTGTACCTAGAAAGACGGCACATGCTGTTCTCCCTCGGGCCATCCAGACACAGGGCAGCTCTCATGGAGGGCTAGCTGATGGGTCAGAGATGGGCCATTAGGGGAAATCTGGTGGGTCTATACAAGGAAAGAGCCCTAGATGAGAGGGAAATGCAAGATATGGCTGCCACATGGGACCAGGCCTGGATCGTCGGCCCCAAGCCCAGCACTGGGCAGGGGCCTGGCCAGCCCCTCGTGCCCACTCTCCTAGAATGTCGACCATGCCTCCACGTCAATAGCTCATGGTCCTATGGGGCAGGCCTATCCCACTGCGTACCTCCTGGGCGCCAGGCCTGGCCAGCACCACCTCACAGACTGGCCTCCCTGATCCTCCTGCTTACCTTCTGAAGCCCTCTCATTGATGAGGACATCAGTGCCCAGGGGAGCAGGGCTGGAACGGAACCCCTGCACCAGGGTGGTAAGCACACCTCTTCCCTGGGACACCTCAGTACTGCTGCCAGGCCTTCCCCAGTTGAGACAACCCTTAGGCCACTAGCACCCAGGGGCACCATCCTTGTGCTGGGCAGGCCCCAGAGAAGTGGGCACACTCACAGCCTGatggaggaagcagaggcccacaCTGACCCCCAACTCAGGCCTCAGACCCTTGCTCCTGCTTCCTACTAAGCACCCAGGCTCTGGAGGGCAGAAACAAGCTTCCAGGGATGAGTGCCATCGATGCCATGGGGACAAGAGACTCTCACTCGTTGGGGGTGACACAGTCCTTGATGTATGCCTTCTCCAGGGCCTGCATCGTCTTCACAACTGCGAACAGCTCCGCCATGTTGTCATACCTAAGGAGAGTGTGTTTATTGGACTGCGGCCGCCGAGGCAGAGAAACCAAGGCCCTCAGAGCCTGGGGTGCAGCCGCCTAGGCACAGCCATGGCAGCTCT encodes:
- the VPS28 gene encoding vacuolar protein sorting-associated protein 28 homolog isoform X1, which encodes MFHGIPATPGVGASGNKPELYEEVKLYKNAREREKYDNMAELFAVVKTMQALEKAYIKDCVTPNEYTAACSRLLVQYKAAFRQVQGSEISSIDEFCRKFRLDCPLAMERIKEDRPITIKDDKGNLNRCIADVVSLFITVMDKLRLEIRAMDEIQPDLRELMETMHRMSHLPPDFEGRQTVSQWLQTLSGMSASDELDDSQVRQMLFDLESAYNAFNRFLHA
- the VPS28 gene encoding vacuolar protein sorting-associated protein 28 homolog isoform X2, with translation MFHGIPATPGVGASGNKPELYEEVKLYKNAREREKYDNMAELFAVVKTMQALEKAYIKDCVTPNEYTAACSRLLVQYKAAFRQVQGSEISSIDEFCRKFRLDCPLAMERIKEDRPITIKDDKGNLNRCIADVVSLFITVMDKLRLEIRAMDEAADPERHVSIRRAGRLPGAPDALRPGVGLQRLQPLPARLSV